The genome window TCGGACCGGGATAAGAAGGAAGAACAGGAGGTGCAAAAAGAACGATGGGGTAAGTGCGTCAGTCATATGTATAATTTTGGATGATATTTCAGGGCATACATAAAATGTAACGGTTGATTTGAAACACTCATGTGTACAGGAATGATATATTCAGCACAAGCTATGGAACCCATTTGATGCATTTTTATGTATCTGATCTTCTCCCAAATATTTGTCTGAGTTCTTCGATAATAGACCGTTGGGCTTCAATGCTTAATCATGAGGAAGTGAAAAGACGGGAGTTTACGATGCCAAGGCTGTCTAGTCACACCGCCCTTTTTGTAAGAACATTTTTCATATAGATACCGGATTCTGTAAATGActtaataatattatttatacTATTTATATTGGTTATCTTTGTTCGAAATATCAGACTCATGAGATGCTGACTACATCGAGTTATGATGACAACAAACGGTTAGAGATGTTTACTAGCAGTTTGATGGTTGTGTTGGAAGAAAGGGAGGAATTGATGGACCTGAAACATTATGGGAACCTTATTTTCCCAATTCCAGAACGATCTCATTTTTATTTGGTTTGCTTTAACTTGAAAAATCTGGCAATAACTGTCATAGATAATATGCATCCTTGTAAAAGTCATGTTAAAGTCTTTGACGGTGCCGATTTTTTCTTGAAGTCAAAGCCGATGAAAGTGGTGGGTGATTGTTGTCATAGTATACACATGTGTGCCGCTTCTTTAATTCACAGACTTTTTTTGTGTGCAGAAAGATGTAGTTGTAAAATACCTGAAGCGTGTTCGTCATCCACGATGCTATGAGATTGGAGCATGCAATCCTGTTCGTTTGGAGATTGGTTGGGCAACAATAGGAAACTGTGAAGACTGTGGCATATACGCGATGCGACACATGGAAACCTGGATGGGAATCAATGAAGATCGCTGGGACGTTGGGTTTCCAACTGAAATGCCTAAAGCCAAGATCAAAATTGCACAAACTTAGGAAGAAATTTGCTGTGAAGTTGATAACATCGGAGGCGAACATACATCGCAAATGTATTCTATAAGAAGCCTATCATTATGCTGGCATCAACAAGATTAAGTAGATTACAAGACCTGGCGAAGACTTTTAGTTTGTCTAGTTTATTTTCCTTGTGTCTAAACAGTAGCTTTACTTTTGGGTTAGCTCGTGTAGGTTAATAGACTACTTAATACGCTTTGTTTCACTTGGTTTATGTTGAACTATCGTATTTAGGATAACGTTAACAATATCCAATGTTCCTTTTCTTTAATTATTATGGTCCCATTGATGTTCATTTTGTATGTTATAAAGTTACCAAAGATCTATGACATTCTGATTTATATGAACGTTGTTCTATACACATGTGGGCAACGCAATTTCATATGTACCTATAATATTACGAGACCCAAATACACAGTTGTTATTCTAAACACTATTACCTACAGGAAAATAGTGGATGCAAATGCACATGCCTAACTCGAAACATTGCCTCCTACACGACTACTAGTTAATGTAACCTGTATGACATATTGTGACCCGGTAGAGAACACGCCTACATTGTCCATGAAACATCCATGGTTACCTGATAACATTACAGACGGCTGAACCATATCTGTATATGTTGTAAGACAGACATATAGATACCCTTTTATTCCACATGGAATCTAATAGTGGATGAAAATGGGACTTCAATTAGACTCACGCATGCCACAACATATGTAAACTCAAAACCGGGATGTCGCAGAATATACATTGTTGACATCTCTATTAATTTGTACCTGTCATAAAAACAGTTTGACAAGAAAATTTTCCAATGTATCGACCGCTGCGATTACTAACAACACATACACATGTGCAGCTCTACCATTCTAAACTACTGGAATGTGAATACACATGACCAGCGACCAGTTAGACTCTTATAACCTACTGGACAACTTGCAAATGTAACATGTATCACATAACGGGAGTCAGTATAGGCCACGTGCAGATTGTCAATAAACAACCATGTAAAATGGACAAAACTTTACAAACCCATAGACTCCAGTTGTATATGTTATACCGAAAACAAATAGCACCAAAGTAAAACCATATAAACGAAATTAGGATAAAAACGAGTTTGAGTTAACATCAACtgtgatttaaaaaaaacatagaaCAACTGAAAAGAGaacatgaaaaaaaaatgttGTTAAGCTTTACGTAACCTATTCTTCACTACCAAAATCATCGGATACGTATTCTTCGGTTTCGTATTCTTCATATACATCGTCTTCTTCGTCGGTTGTCGAATCGTCCTTAACCGGGGTCACCCTTTTTAAGCAGACAATTCCTCTTATCTTGACCCCTAACCCGtttattgcaaaaattgcatttCCGCCTCGGTTTTTTACTCTTCTTAATCGTTCGGATTCGTTTCTGTCCAAATTTATAAATCCTTAGTACAGtagaaactctataaaataatacacttgggaccaccaaaatttattaattaaaagagttattaattaatcgataaattaataattattaatttatatattaattaatattttattaatttatagtagaaTACTTAGTTTACAAACACCTTTCAAGCTTCCACTTAATTATTGTATACAATGCATGTATATCAAATGAACGACCCAATTTGAAAGAAACCTTCAATCTCTCACCTTATTATGCTTCTTGTGTTCAATGTATCGTTTTTATTATGGTTGTGTTCAACTTGATAAAAAAATGGTCGGAAGAAAAATTCTCTTGATTGTGGATAATTGCCCTGCTCATCCAAAAATTATTGAAGGATTACGAAATGttgaattattattttttttttttttgccaccaAACACAACTTCAAAAATTCAACCTTGTGATGCAGGGATCATACGAGCTTTTAAGATGCATTATCGTCGTCGATTTTATAGAAGTCTTTTGGAGGGTTATGAATTAGGGGTTCCAAATCCAGCAAAAATAAATGTATTAGATGCAATGAATCTTGCAATTTCAGCATGGACTATGGATGTTCGTGCAAATACAATTGCGAACTGCTTTCGTCATTGTAAACTTCGATCAACATATAACATGACTTTTGAGAACTCAGATGAAGGTGGTGAAAGCACTCAAGAACTCCAGAATTTGATCAAAGAGTTGGGTTATCGCAATGCAATGGATGTCGAAGATGTTCTGACTCACCCAGAAGAAAATGTAGTTGCACAGTTGTTGACTGATGAAGAAATTATTGAAAGCATTATTGGAATTAATAAAGATGATatcgatgaagaagatgatgaaagttCTACAATGGAGCCCCCTTTGCGAAACGAAGCTATTAAAGCGGCAATCACATTGAACAATTTCTTGTTGAGCTATGAGAAAACAACATCAGAAGTTCtttgtgacaaccggtgatttacggctcttaattacgcgattaacagaTGTTTAAAACGATGATAAATAATGTTTATGATGtagattaacttaattaggcctctggagtgcctaggaacgcttaTCGGACGCTACAGTGCACATATGGTGATTTTCGGAACAACTGCGCAACGATAAACGACAACGAACTgacaccgtacaaaatactgataACGCCGACAAATACGGATTTTCTACGAATATTTTATATTTACGAATTTAATGTTGTGAATTTATTATGCTTCCGTACGTCCCAAACGCAAACGTGAATTAAAAACGCGATGGCAGGAAACGCACCGACAACGAAATGAAAGCGACGGAGACGCCTGTATCCTTCAGAACTTACATTTTACGCTATATTTAGCTCCGTGATAAAATTTTAGTAACTACAGTCGAAACCGGATCAGAAAACGAATTAAAACGACAACAACACGGTTTTATGTGATTTTACCGTTATCGACGCACGAACGCGACAACATTGAATACCGACACTATTTTATATACTTTTAAATCAAAAATTATAATTTATGATATTTTTACGATAATCGGGTATTGatatcgggtctcgtaggaaCGAGCGGGCCACTTTAAGCGcgagattgggcttgtgggccttgggcccaagcccaaagcccactaacCAAATTCTTACTATAAATAGCCAATTTGTTTGTCAAAATACTCATttactgcaaaaaaaaaaaaaaaaaaaaacaaaacacagACCAAACACAATCCCACACTTCGTTCTCTCTCTCCGGCGACACACACAGGCGGCGGCACGGCGGTGCTCCGGCGACTCCCTTTTTGGCGCGTGACGGCGCGTACACCCCTCTTTTTCCTCCGATCTACCCTCTAATCCCTTTTCTGGAGTTGGTTCGCGGATTCGAGCGGCGGTGGCAGCCACCTTCTTCTCCGATGGTCTCCTCTGACGAGCACAACCCCCTTCCTCCTGTTGAACTGAACGgcgaccaccaccaccgtctggtgGTGGTGCGGCGATGATACGCAGGggcgatgagagagagagaggagagagaaagagaagcgATGGGAGAGAGAGAACCGGCGGTCGGAGACTCGGACCGCGTGTCGGTTCATTTATCCGGTGGACGGCATTATTATCCGGCTGGTTTTCGTCGGAGAAGATGACGatggcggcggcggcggcggtgtaATCAGGTTCTGACCAGTATTTCGGCCAAAATCCAGCGGGTTCAAAGGAGTTGGGTCGATCTAAGTTTTGATTCGGGTTTGTTTTGTTTCGGGTTTTATCTTGGGCCTCCTGTTTTCGGTTATAGTACAAGCGGGTCAGATTTGATTACGGGTTTGGATGTTACGGGTCAGAAATGAAGCAGTTtgggttgactcggtcaaaccgagtcaactcggtttAACTCGGTCCACCGAGCCAACTCAGCAAACGGGTCAGACGGTTCGGGTCAGCTTATGAAGCGGGTCGggtcgactcggtcaaaccgagtcaactcattCAACACGGTctaaccgagtcaactcagttgactcggtcaactcagtcaacggtTCGACATTTGACACGAAGAGTGGTAAAGTCTAATGGCGAATTAATTTGAATTTATATAGTTTTAATTCAATACGTGACAAACGTGCTTTAACCGACCCAAATTAATTTATAAGTGGCGTGAAATTTAATgaaattttatatattatgatttgAAAGTTGATATACGGTGATTAATTATAGTGTTATGAAAATTTTAACGACAATTTGTGTTGTCAGTGCCGTCCAAATACAGAGGAAACTCtccccgtttttcgagaaaatccgtacAATAAAACGCGACCAATTATACAACGAAACTAACGGATTCAAACATTCTTCtatcaaaataaatataaatatatatttacttttGACGATGTTACATaacttacaaacatgtttataacATTTCGACAAAATCGTTTTACAAAATAACGAGCTTgatagttttataaaataaatatatttagttatatttatttccaaACAACAAAATTCGGGTATCTTTTATAAATgaaatataactatttatgtttAGTTTAAACATTGAAATCTCGAGggttcttttataaaaaataaatatagtttatatatatttatttcaaacatcaaacaattcggagttcttttataaaaataaatatagtttatatatctATTTCTAACATCAAACGACATgtattcttttacaaaaataaatatagttttatatttatttcaaacatcaaaCGACTCGATGAACATTcgataaaataaatataattttatatatttatttcaaacgcttCTACGGCAAATACTCGTATCTTGATAATCATCATACGAGATGCAGTATACATAACATGAGTTTGTTATATATTGTTCTCAtataaatatcctttacacaCACATACGATTTATCGGGACGACTAACACGATTATAACAATGTATTTCtttattttcatataaatattCATATAAACTTTCGAAAACTAAGTGTGTATAGACATAGTAAATTATCATCGACAATAAACGAAACCTAACAAGTATAACTTAGTCGTTTGCATTAAGTTACCAACGTACCGTCAAATCgttcggttaacgattcggtagagctcgatgacgcgtagtttagttactgcatttatttagaaacttataagatattccgtgttaggaatattgtagaatgcacactagcaagtcaagtcttggaaacgacaccacgaagtcgtaattagctagctttgcacaagaatattcaggtgagttcataaccccactttTTACGATTTTACATTTTTAtgaatgttttcggggtggaaagacatgcacgatttttcaggaacatacaaagtttttcgataaacaaagactgtatatttttagacaaagcacgttttgcaagaacatacaaagttttgaacaaacgcaaaactcgtatttctaaatcatattacgaacagatttcgaggaactcaaatgatttacgaaaggtttatactaaacatatcGGTTTTTACAAAGCAAATGTgtattttcgaaatgtgaatgattttcataACTAGGGACGGGTCGTCTGGGGATAATATATAGAGACTAGGGAGTAGGCCTTAGAGGCTGGGATGTTCAGctttagaggctggggaggttcagccttagaggctggggaggttcagccttagaggctggggtaaaatacatgttataattattacaaacatttatttacatggtatggttagcgtagggagggtttatactactagatcatgtgaggggtgggtacaacacttgaggccattaatcctcgttgttaggactgAGGGACACAAgggtgatagatctatttgggtgtagcgagcccacacccgtgaggccggggcggcccatagaggtgactgtgtcttccatccgaagcccggtaacaaatttgctaggtttgagtttccctgcactttctcacacataccaatGGCTTTGCagcccattggtgatctctttttccttattgctacataccagggatttttatcatacacacttacaaaaatacttgatttatacaaatta of Helianthus annuus cultivar XRQ/B chromosome 1, HanXRQr2.0-SUNRISE, whole genome shotgun sequence contains these proteins:
- the LOC110929135 gene encoding CENP-B homolog protein 2-like, producing MYRFYYGCVQLDKKMVGRKILLIVDNCPAHPKIIEGLRNVELLFFFFLPPNTTSKIQPCDAGIIRAFKMHYRRRFYRSLLEGYELGVPNPAKINVLDAMNLAISAWTMDVRANTIANCFRHCKLRSTYNMTFENSDEGGESTQELQNLIKELGYRNAMDVEDVLTHPEENVVAQLLTDEEIIESIIGINKDDIDEEDDESSTMEPPLRNEAIKAAITLNNFLLSYEKTTSEVLCDNRKIRDEIQGEIDFNKKQKTTES